A single genomic interval of Mobula hypostoma chromosome 7, sMobHyp1.1, whole genome shotgun sequence harbors:
- the LOC134349811 gene encoding uncharacterized protein LOC134349811, protein MEAAVRAVECSVCSMWEVRDSTIVPDDDTCKRCIQLQLLTNRVRELELEIDELRIIREAEAEIDRGFREIVTPKSREAGSCVTVRRGRGNRQKEQSTPVAVPINNKYTVLDTVGGDDLPGTSCSGRVSGTETGPSAQKGKREKRRAVMIGDLIVRGPDQRFCERDRVSWMVCCLGPDMIFPRTLRETSVEIAGALAEIFKMSLAAGAVPEDWRVAHVVLFKKGSKSKPGNYRPVCLTSVVGKLLEGVLRDQIYKYLDSQGLIKDSQHGFVRGRSCLTNLVEFFEEVPKKVDEGKAVDVVYMDVSKAFDKVPQGRLVQKVQTLGIHGDVVNGIRNWLCGRRKRVVMDDCFSDWRPVTSGVLRRLCWDHCCLLSISMI, encoded by the coding sequence atggaggcagcagttagggcagttgaatgctctgtatgcagtatgtgggaagtcagagacagcacaattgtccctgatgacgacacctgtaaaaggtgcatccagctgcagctcctgacaaaccgagttagggaactggagctggagatagatgaacttcggatcattcgggaggcagaggcagaaatagacaggggtttcagggagatagtcacccctaaaagtcggGAGGCAGGAagctgtgtgactgtcaggagagggagggggaatagacagaaagagcagagcacccctgtggccgttcccatcaacaataagtataccgttttggatactgttggtggggacgatctaccagggacaagttgtagtggtcgcgtctctggcaccgagaccggaccctcagctcagaaaggaaagagggaaaagaggagagcagttatgataggggatttgatagttagggggccAGATCAGAGGTTCTGTGAGAGAGATCGAGtatcctggatggtctgttgccttgggcctgacatgatatttcctcggaccttgagagagactagtgtagaaattgcaggggccctggcagaaatatttaaaatgtccttagctgCGGGtgcagtgccggaggattggagggtagctcatgttgttctgtttaaaaaaggctccaaaagtaaaccaggtaattacaggccggtgtgccttacatcagtagtaggtaaactattggaaggtgttctgagagatcagatatacaagtatttggacagccaagggctgattaaggatagtcagcatggctttgtgcgtggtagatcgtgtttaacgaatcttgtggagttttttgaggaggttcccaagaaagtagatgagggaaaggctgtggatgttgtctacatggacgttagtaaggcctttgacaaggtcccacaaggaaggttagttcagaaggttcagacacttggTATCCATGGAGACGTTGTAAAcgggattcgaaattggctgtgtgggagaagaaagAGAGTGGTaatggatgattgcttctcag